A portion of the Nyctibius grandis isolate bNycGra1 chromosome 31, bNycGra1.pri, whole genome shotgun sequence genome contains these proteins:
- the ZBTB7A gene encoding zinc finger and BTB domain-containing protein 7A isoform X2, producing the protein MAGGVDGPIGIPFPDHSTDILSSLNEQRNNGLLCDVVILVEGQEFPTHRSVLAACSQYFKKLFTSGLVVDQQNVYEIDFVSADALSALLEFAYTATLTVSTSNVNDILNAATLLEIPAVRDVCTDLLDRKILAKNDQMDTVDQIDQRNHLRAKEYLEFFQSNPINGHQGSFPWTNPELRDLQRLNFRGQEEEEEPDCNGLDYYSQAPLNERPKVTDCDPDSNPAMWLDREEEEVTPGSLFSPSQNGHYSSRGLPTPGEEEGTPGGSLDQQEAGDSPSFVPAGAEMEDDSREVDGLAASALLQQMINSAGRQQLGEDDRKDDDGVMDYYLKYFGSSNESDVYPSWSQKVEKKIRAKAFQKCPICSKVIQGAGKLPRHIRTHTGEKPYECNICKVRFTRQDKLKVHMRKHTGEKPYLCQQCGAAFAHNYDLKNHMRVHTGLRPYQCDSCMKTFVRSDHLHRHLKKDGCNGIPSKRGRRPRVRDAGGLPPTPTGNNEDGSFQGGGESQESEDTLQRDGEEQQHFEENSNNEEAGLNVAGGSAEGNTQGLS; encoded by the exons ATGGCGGGTGGCGTGGATGGCCCCATAGGGATCCCGTTCCCCGATCACAGCACCGACATCCTCAGCAGTCTGAATGAGCAGAGAAACAACGGGCTGTTGTGCGACGTGGTCATCTTGGTGGAAGGCCAGGAGTTCCCCACCCACCGCTCCGTCCTGGCGGCGTGCAGCCAGTACTTCAAGAAGCTCTTCACCTCAGGGTTAGTGGTGGACCAGCAAAACGTGTATGAGATAGACTTTGTGAGTGCGGATGCCTTGTCGGCTCTGCTGGAGTTCGCTTACACCGCGACCCTTACTGTCAGCACTTCCAACGTCAACGACATCCTCAACGCCGCCACACTGCTGGAGATCCCGGCGGTACGGGATGTTTGCACGGATCTCCTGGACAGGAAGATTCTGGCCAAAAACGACCAGATGGATACAGTAGATCAAATTGATCAAAGGAACCATCTCAGAGCAAAAGAGTACCTGGAGTTCTTCCAGAGCAACCCCATCAATGGCCACCAAGGCAGCTTTCCATGGACCAACCCAGAGTTGAGAGACCTTCAGAGACTGAACTTCCGAGgccaagaggaggaggaggagccggACTGCAATGGCTTAGACTACTACTCGCAAGCCCCCCTAAACGAAAGACCAAAGGTGACTGACTGTGATCCTGACAGCAACCCAGCCATGTGGCTggacagagaggaggaggaggtgactCCTGGCTCCTTGTTTTCACCTTCTCAGAACGGACATTACAGCAGCCGTGGCCTGCCCACACcgggagaagaggaggggaccCCGGGGGGGTCTCTGGACCAGCAGGAAGCCGGCGACTCCCCCAGCTTCGTTCCTGCTGGAGCGGAGATGGAGGATGATTCGAGGGAGGTGGATGGCTTGGCTGCCAGCGCCTTGCTGCAGCAAATGATTAATTCCGCGGGGAGACAGCAGCTCGGGGAGGACGACCGAAAGGATGACGATGGGGTCATGGATTATTACTTGAAATATTTCGGCAGTTCGAACGAGAGTGACGTCTATCCGTCCTGGTCCCAGAAGGTAGAGAAGAAGATCAGGGCAAAAGCATTCCAAAAGTGCCCCATCTGCTCGAAGGTGATCCAGGGGGCCGGCAAGCTGCCGCGCCACATCCGCACCCACACCGGGGAGAAACCCTACGAGTGCAACATCTGCAAAGTCCGATTCACCAG GCAGGACAAGCTGAAGGTGCACATGCGGAAGCACACGGGGGAGAAGCCCTACCTGTGCCAGCAGTGCGGCGCCGCCTTCGCCCACAACTACGACTTGAAGAACCACATGCGCGTCCACACCGGCCTGCGGCCCTACCAGTGCGACAGCTGCATGAAGACTTTCGTCCGCTCCGACCACTTGCACAGGCACCTTAAAAAGGATGGATGCAACGGGATTCCATCGAAGAGGGGCCGGAGACCCCGCGTGAGAGATGCCGGGGGGTTACCTCCGACTCCGACGGGAAATAACGAAGACGGAAGTTTTCAAGGCGGTGGAGAAAGTCAGGAATCAGAGGACACCCTGCAAAGGGACGgcgaggagcagcagcactttgAGGAGAATTCAAATAACGAAGAGGCAGGATTGAATGTAGCAGGAGGGTCGGCTGAGGGTAACACGCAAGGACTCtcctaa
- the ZBTB7A gene encoding zinc finger and BTB domain-containing protein 7A isoform X1: protein MSATGGTACTLSGSPVLSASLLETLVLARQPESGQQKFVLPFASKMAGGVDGPIGIPFPDHSTDILSSLNEQRNNGLLCDVVILVEGQEFPTHRSVLAACSQYFKKLFTSGLVVDQQNVYEIDFVSADALSALLEFAYTATLTVSTSNVNDILNAATLLEIPAVRDVCTDLLDRKILAKNDQMDTVDQIDQRNHLRAKEYLEFFQSNPINGHQGSFPWTNPELRDLQRLNFRGQEEEEEPDCNGLDYYSQAPLNERPKVTDCDPDSNPAMWLDREEEEVTPGSLFSPSQNGHYSSRGLPTPGEEEGTPGGSLDQQEAGDSPSFVPAGAEMEDDSREVDGLAASALLQQMINSAGRQQLGEDDRKDDDGVMDYYLKYFGSSNESDVYPSWSQKVEKKIRAKAFQKCPICSKVIQGAGKLPRHIRTHTGEKPYECNICKVRFTRQDKLKVHMRKHTGEKPYLCQQCGAAFAHNYDLKNHMRVHTGLRPYQCDSCMKTFVRSDHLHRHLKKDGCNGIPSKRGRRPRVRDAGGLPPTPTGNNEDGSFQGGGESQESEDTLQRDGEEQQHFEENSNNEEAGLNVAGGSAEGNTQGLS, encoded by the exons CCTTTTGCGTCGAAGATGGCGGGTGGCGTGGATGGCCCCATAGGGATCCCGTTCCCCGATCACAGCACCGACATCCTCAGCAGTCTGAATGAGCAGAGAAACAACGGGCTGTTGTGCGACGTGGTCATCTTGGTGGAAGGCCAGGAGTTCCCCACCCACCGCTCCGTCCTGGCGGCGTGCAGCCAGTACTTCAAGAAGCTCTTCACCTCAGGGTTAGTGGTGGACCAGCAAAACGTGTATGAGATAGACTTTGTGAGTGCGGATGCCTTGTCGGCTCTGCTGGAGTTCGCTTACACCGCGACCCTTACTGTCAGCACTTCCAACGTCAACGACATCCTCAACGCCGCCACACTGCTGGAGATCCCGGCGGTACGGGATGTTTGCACGGATCTCCTGGACAGGAAGATTCTGGCCAAAAACGACCAGATGGATACAGTAGATCAAATTGATCAAAGGAACCATCTCAGAGCAAAAGAGTACCTGGAGTTCTTCCAGAGCAACCCCATCAATGGCCACCAAGGCAGCTTTCCATGGACCAACCCAGAGTTGAGAGACCTTCAGAGACTGAACTTCCGAGgccaagaggaggaggaggagccggACTGCAATGGCTTAGACTACTACTCGCAAGCCCCCCTAAACGAAAGACCAAAGGTGACTGACTGTGATCCTGACAGCAACCCAGCCATGTGGCTggacagagaggaggaggaggtgactCCTGGCTCCTTGTTTTCACCTTCTCAGAACGGACATTACAGCAGCCGTGGCCTGCCCACACcgggagaagaggaggggaccCCGGGGGGGTCTCTGGACCAGCAGGAAGCCGGCGACTCCCCCAGCTTCGTTCCTGCTGGAGCGGAGATGGAGGATGATTCGAGGGAGGTGGATGGCTTGGCTGCCAGCGCCTTGCTGCAGCAAATGATTAATTCCGCGGGGAGACAGCAGCTCGGGGAGGACGACCGAAAGGATGACGATGGGGTCATGGATTATTACTTGAAATATTTCGGCAGTTCGAACGAGAGTGACGTCTATCCGTCCTGGTCCCAGAAGGTAGAGAAGAAGATCAGGGCAAAAGCATTCCAAAAGTGCCCCATCTGCTCGAAGGTGATCCAGGGGGCCGGCAAGCTGCCGCGCCACATCCGCACCCACACCGGGGAGAAACCCTACGAGTGCAACATCTGCAAAGTCCGATTCACCAG GCAGGACAAGCTGAAGGTGCACATGCGGAAGCACACGGGGGAGAAGCCCTACCTGTGCCAGCAGTGCGGCGCCGCCTTCGCCCACAACTACGACTTGAAGAACCACATGCGCGTCCACACCGGCCTGCGGCCCTACCAGTGCGACAGCTGCATGAAGACTTTCGTCCGCTCCGACCACTTGCACAGGCACCTTAAAAAGGATGGATGCAACGGGATTCCATCGAAGAGGGGCCGGAGACCCCGCGTGAGAGATGCCGGGGGGTTACCTCCGACTCCGACGGGAAATAACGAAGACGGAAGTTTTCAAGGCGGTGGAGAAAGTCAGGAATCAGAGGACACCCTGCAAAGGGACGgcgaggagcagcagcactttgAGGAGAATTCAAATAACGAAGAGGCAGGATTGAATGTAGCAGGAGGGTCGGCTGAGGGTAACACGCAAGGACTCtcctaa